One window of Silurus meridionalis isolate SWU-2019-XX chromosome 9, ASM1480568v1, whole genome shotgun sequence genomic DNA carries:
- the ccnd1 gene encoding G1/S-specific cyclin-D1 gives MEHQLFCCEVDTIRRAYHDTNLLNDRVLQTMLKAEENYLPSPNYFKCVQKEIVPKMRKIVATWMLEVCEEQKCEEEVFPLAMNYLDRFLSVEHTKKTRLQLLGAACMFLASKMKETVPLTAEKLCIYTDNSIRPGELLQMELLVLNKLKWDLASVTPHDFIEHFLTKLPIHQSAKQILRKHAQTFVALCATDVNFIASPPSMIAAGSVAAAVQGLYLKGADSSLSSQNLTHYLSQVIRSDPDCLRSCQEQIESLLESSLRQAQQQSISTESKRVEEDVDLSCTPTDVRDINI, from the exons ATGGAGCACCAGCTGTTCTGCTGCGAGGTGGATACCATAAGAAGAGCTTACCACGACACCAACTTGTTGAACGATCGAGTTTTGCAGACAATGCTGAAAGCCGAGGAAAACTATCTTCCCTCGCCCAATTATTTCAAATGCGTGCAGAAAGAAATTGTaccaaaaatgaggaaaatcGTCGCCACATGGATGCTAGAG GTGTGCGAAGAACAGAAATGTGAAGAGGAGGTTTTCCCTTTGGCCATGAACTACTTGGACAGGTTTCTTTCTGTCGAACACACTAAAAAGACGCGACTGCAGCTGCTGGGAGCCGCCTGCATGTTTTTGGCCTCTAAAATGAAGGAAACCGTGCCATTAACAGCTGAGAAGCTTTGCATATACACGGACAACTCCATCCGCCCCGGTGAACTATTG CAAATGGAGCTACTTGTACTGAATAAGCTGAAGTGGGATCTAGCGTCTGTGACACCACATGACTTCATTGAACATTTTCTCACCAAACTGCCCATTCATCAGAGCGCCAAGCAGATTCTGCGTAAACATGCACAGACGTTTGTGGCTCTCTGCGCAACAG ATGTCAACTTCATCGCTAGCCCTCCCTCGATGATTGCAGCAGGAAGCGTTGCCGCAGCTGTCCAGGGACTCTACTTGAAGGGTGCCGACAGTTCTTTATCATCCCAGAACCTCACCCACTACCTATCCCAAGTTATCAGGAGTGACCCA GATTGTCTTCGATCGTGCCAGGAGCAGATCGAATCTCTGCTGGAGTCCAGTCTGAGGCAGGCACAGCAGCAAAGCATCTCCACAGAAAGCAAACGTGTGGAGGAGGATGTGGATCTCTCATGCACTCCTACAGATGTCAGGGACATTAACATCTGA